aaattgagctcaagacccaataaaagtataaaaattgagttgaaggatatcatctttcagtatttctaaaaatgacctttatcgattttgagaaaaaaaattaatatttttgaaaaatacttttatttaatttaatatttttatttaatttaatatttttaaaaaatacttttatataatttaatattttttaaaatacttttatttaatttaatatttaaaaaaaatatttaatataatattttttaaatacattaatttaatataatatttttttaaatactttaatttaatttaatatttttgaaaaaaaaaaaaattatttaactgtGTTCTTAAAGATTATATCTATTTGGTATTTCTTATCATggccccccccccccaaaaaccaaccaaaaaacaataaatgtttGTTCCGCCGCAAGGTATTTCTTATCAtggccccccccccccccccccccccccccgaaAAAACCCACCAAACCCAAACCCACCTAAAATATAAATGTTCTGGTCCCCCCCGCCCCCGTATAAATGTTACAACAAACTCACAATTTGATCCAAACAACTTTCAACTTcccctcattttcttctttgcttgAAGGCTCTAATGGCTCCTACTTTGGCCTCTGCAACTGGTTTGGCCAAGGCTGCCAGCATTTCCAGCCGGGCATATGTGACGTTCTTGGCCGGAAACGGCGACTACGTGAAGGGCGTGGTGGGGCTGGCCAAGGGGCTGAGAAAAGTTAAAACCGCATACCCACTTGTGGTGGCGGTACTGCCGGACGTCCCGGCGGAGCACCGCCGCATTCTGAAGGAACAGGGCTGCATCGTCAAGGAGATCGAGCCGGTGAACCCGCCGGAGAACCAGACCCAGTTCACCATGGCCTACTACGTCATCAACTACTCCAAACTCCGCATCTGGGAGGTGGGTCTTTAGCcatttcatcaaattttcaccCTCTGATTCTTCCTTGACCTTTTCTAATTCTgggttcctttttttttggttttcagtTTGTGGAATACAGTAAGATGATATACTTGGACGGAGACATACAGGTGTTTGGTAACATAGACCATTTGTTTGATTTGGATGATGGGTATTTCTATGCTGTGATGGACTGTTTCTGTGAGAAGACGTGGAGCAACTCGCCGCAGTACAAGATTGGGTACTGCCAGCAGTGCCCGGAGAAGGTGAAGTGGCCGGCGGAGATGGGTCCGGAGACTCCTTTCTATTTCAACGCCAGCATGTTTATCTTCGAGCCTAACCTCTCCGTCTATGACGATCTCCTTAGCACTCTCAAGATCACTCCTGCTAGCACTTTTGCTGAGCAGGTTGGCCAAATTTCATGAGgatgtttttctcattttgaaCTAGTTTAAGGAGTGTTTCGAACAATTTTTGCATGGTGGCCTATTTCTTGTTCATCAAAAATTTCCTTTCAGTTGTATCAACTATTTGAAAATCTCCTTTCTTATATATACATCTGTTTGCAGGACTATTTGAATATGTTCTTCAAAGACACGTACATGCCCATTACACTAACCTACAACCTTGGTTTGCCCATGCTATGGCGCCACCCAGAACACGTTGACCTTGAAAGAACCAAAGTTGTTCGCTATTGTGCTGCCGTAAgtaccatttatttttattccgaTATTAATCCGTAAATCCTAAATCTAAAAAACAGGTTTATGCAATGAGATAAGTTAGTACTTACAAGCCTGTATTGGATTTCCAGGGTTCAAAGCCATGGAGGTATACTGGGAAGGAGGAGAACATGGAGAGGGAGGATATAAAGATGTTGGTGAAGAAGTGGTGGGATATATACAATGATGAGAGCTTGGATTACGGGAACTCATCTGCAAACGGACAGCCGTGCATCGGCTGCCTAGACGATTCATGATCGGTTGCTTAAGCTCAGTCTATTCATTTATGAGTTTTGATTTTAGTACATGGTTTGGTTTGAATCCGGGGTGATCGGATAGAGTGtttgatttttactttttggTTGTTGATTGGAGTTTGTTATGTTTATGAATGTTGGATGTAATAAATGATGCCACTACCCCTTTGGGCTTCTATTGATTGTCATGTTTGAAATTCTGGGATAGAGATAGAAtgtgaaatcaattttatttcttgaagCTATTTTTGTTGCGAGAAAACAACTATTTCCCTAATTTAAAATCTTTGGAAACAATAAAAGCACAAAGGTTATACACTCTATGTTTTGTGTACGATTTTGAAGGTCAAACAATatttagaatgattaaaaataagatattatatataaaaaaatatttttaaaatatatttaaaaatattattttaggttTGGAATAGATTTTTGTTGTGTAAAGGATCGTATGACAGCTTTCAAAAACTACTTTTTCTAAATGTTGCCGAAAACATTACAGCCCATAACACAAGAAACTTCCTTTTAAAACCTTACCAACCCTTGGTGACTCACTGTAGATACGTGGAATCTTCCGCACCCAACCAATGCTTCTAGCGTCTGACAACATGCCACGTCTCTCCCTCTctaaatctatatataaattcttctcctcctcctgtATTGACAACAATGGCAGTGAAGGACATCTCGAAGCAAACGGTGGAGATCAACAATCTGAGATTCACCTACCCAGGAATCGACGGCCAACCTCCTCCCGGATCTACGCCTCTGATCGACCACTTCTCTCTCGCTCTCAACTCCGGCGACCGCTGCCTCCTCGTCGGATCCAATGGCGCAGGTTCACTTCTTGGCCCGTCCTTCCAAACGCTGCTTTTTGAATGAACCCAGAAAGGGATGAGTCCGaatgttgattttgtttttattttcttgcgTTTCCCAGCTACCAACTGTGGGGGAAATCGTATTTCTGGTGGGTTTGGTTGTTTCTAGGGAGCGTCATCAGTTTTGTGGGTTTCTATGAGGGAATGGGCCCAAGTGGATTTCGTTGATTTTCTCATTAGGCATATGGGTAGAATTTTCAAAGGAAAAGTGCGGTTCCTTTGGAAAATGGGCGCTTGAGAAAGACTAGTAGATTTGAATCATTTGattgcttttcttttcctgCATTTCCCAGTAGCCAAAACACATGGAAATTTGTAGGAAAAATGACTTATTGGTATTGGTTTCACGGAGAAAACGGTGGCGAGTAGATTTAATTACCTTTTCCCCTGCATTTCTCAGTGATCCAACAAATGGAATTTTCTAGggaaaataacaatttttattgcTTCTCTTTTCATGCATTTTCAGTAATCAAACACTAGATAGTTAGTAGGGAAACTCTCAACTTTTAAtgggtttgtttgtttgtagaGAAAACTACAATTCTGAAAATCTTGCTAGGGAAAGCACACTACTGACTCTTATTGGTTTCACTGAGAAAATGGAGGCGGGTAGATTTAATTACCTTTATTTCCTGCGTTTCCCAGTGACCTAACACATGGAGTTTTATAGGGAAAATCATGATTGTCATTGGTTTCTCTCAAATAGGGACAAATTGGTTTGATTGCTTCTCTTTTTCAGGCATTTTCTGTTTTCAACACACAAGGTATTTTGAATGGAAAATCTGAACTTCTAATGGGTTTGTGTGTTTATAGGGAAAACTACAATTCTGAAAATCTTGGGTGGGAAGCACATGGTAGAACCTCACATGGTTCGAGTACTTGGAAGATCGGCTTTTCATGACACTGCCTTGACATCTTCTGGTGACCTCTGCTATCTTGGAGGAGAggtttattcttattttttatttttttggttttttatttttattttaacaatccATCTTGAATTTGACATTGCTGAATCTTAGGGCACCATTTTAGAGAGGAAAATGTAGTTTGCAAATAGTTTCTATTGAAAAAGATGTCCAAAACTTGTAACAGATCTTCAGTGGCTTTTTTTACAATCCATCTTGAATTTGACATTGCTGAATCTTAGGGCACCATTTTAGAGAGGAAAATGTAGTTTGCAAATAGTTTCTATTGAAAAAAATGTCCAAAACTTGTAACAGATCTTCAGTGGCTTGTAGGGTTAATAATTGGTTCTTTTGAACTGAAGGAAAGTAAAATCGAAAAATGCAGTGTGCCCATGTTGATAAATGAGGTTGCTCATCACTGAGATTTAAGATTGCTCAGCTAATTTATGCATACAAGCTAAATGGAACACATAAATCAATCCTATCTCCTCAAAATTTTTCGCTTTTAGGTCATCCTTCATCACTCGTGACACATTTTCAATAATGAACAAGCAGTTTTTTCTTAAGGAAGGATTTTCTTCTGCAGTGGAGGCGAGACGTTGCCTTTGCTGGTTTTGAGGTTCCGATTCAAATGGATGTTTCAGCTGAGAAAATGATATTTGGAGTATCAGGTATTGATCCTCAAAGAAGAGCTGAACTAATCAAGGTAAGATGTGAATCAGAAACACCAAAACTTCAATCTTGTAATGTTGTGTGATTTCTATAGGCTCAACTTGCTTGTTTGCTTGTACCCATGTATTGAAACAAAATTCCAGTGAAGTTAAATCACAAGAACTGAGttcagaatgaaaaattttTCTTGTGGGGTTGTAGGTTTTAGATATTGATCTATCATGGAGACTTCACAAGGTGTCTGATGGTCAGAGAAGACGGGTGCAAATCTGTATGGGTCTCCTCAAGCCATTCAAAGTAACATCAAGCTTCTACCTCTTAAAGAATTGGACCTTTTGAAAGCATGCATTCACCTCTACACTTCCATTGGAAATTCTTGAGATTTCAATAACTTGAAATTGGTTCTCTTGTTTATATAGGTTCTTCTTCTAGACGAGATAACAGTTGATCTTGATGTACTGGCCAGGGCCGACCTTCTGAAGTTCCTCAGAAAGGAATGTGAAGAGCGAGGTGCTACAATCATCTATGCGACGCATATATTTGATGGTCTGGAGAATTGGCCATCCCATCTTGTATGTCTTGCTCCCTTTCTTCCTCCGTGTTTCCTATCTAGATTTGGTTTCAGCTCTGTGAAAGCGGTTTGGTGTTTTCAGGTGTATGTGGCTCATGGGAAATTACAATTAGCAATGCCAATGGAAAAGGTCAGGGAGATGAGCAATTTGTCACTAATGGTTAGTTATCCCACCCTTTTTGATCTAGATGTTTCAATCCTCCTCCCTCCATTGAATTCTTGATTCAAAATTGTTTGTTATATCTACTGCTAGCAACTTTCTATTACCATAGATGTGTGGATTTTGCAGAGAACAGTGGAGAGTTGGTTAAGGAAGGAAAGAGATGAGGGgaggaaaagaaggaaagaacGAAAGGCAGTTGGCCTTCCAGAATTTGAAAGCCAAGTTGAGGGCAGCCGAGTGGCTGGGGACCCTGCTCGTGCTGCTGTTCGTGCATTGAACAACGGATGGGCTGCTGGAAGACTGCACTCCACCATTGCTGGTGAAGAGAATTTTTTCTTAAGTTCAAACAGTGTCTTGAGACAATAAGAAAACTACTGCCCACTATCCACCCTACACAAATTGATGTATGGGTTATGGTTTTATTGACTGGAATGAGTATTTTGGCCTGTAAGAATAATACCCAATTCTGATATATAGTTCTTTCTATCATGTGTGTTCAAGATCTTTGCATTTTTCACCCTAGGAGAAGGTGGAGATGAGTTCATATCTTGATTTCTTAGAGctttttaggaacaaaaaattatttaaatttctttttataccaTATTCAAAATTCTATGACTTTTAGAActtgtttgacaatgattttatgaattgtttcaagataaaaattttcattattagaaaagttagaaaggcctcc
Above is a genomic segment from Vitis riparia cultivar Riparia Gloire de Montpellier isolate 1030 chromosome 14, EGFV_Vit.rip_1.0, whole genome shotgun sequence containing:
- the LOC117931265 gene encoding galactinol synthase 2-like yields the protein MAPTLASATGLAKAASISSRAYVTFLAGNGDYVKGVVGLAKGLRKVKTAYPLVVAVLPDVPAEHRRILKEQGCIVKEIEPVNPPENQTQFTMAYYVINYSKLRIWEFVEYSKMIYLDGDIQVFGNIDHLFDLDDGYFYAVMDCFCEKTWSNSPQYKIGYCQQCPEKVKWPAEMGPETPFYFNASMFIFEPNLSVYDDLLSTLKITPASTFAEQDYLNMFFKDTYMPITLTYNLGLPMLWRHPEHVDLERTKVVRYCAAGSKPWRYTGKEENMEREDIKMLVKKWWDIYNDESLDYGNSSANGQPCIGCLDDS
- the LOC117931262 gene encoding ABC transporter I family member 20-like isoform X1; translated protein: MAVKDISKQTVEINNLRFTYPGIDGQPPPGSTPLIDHFSLALNSGDRCLLVGSNGAGKTTILKILGGKHMVEPHMVRVLGRSAFHDTALTSSGDLCYLGGEWRRDVAFAGFEVPIQMDVSAEKMIFGVSGIDPQRRAELIKVLDIDLSWRLHKVSDGQRRRVQICMGLLKPFKVLLLDEITVDLDVLARADLLKFLRKECEERGATIIYATHIFDGLENWPSHLVYVAHGKLQLAMPMEKVREMSNLSLMRTVESWLRKERDEGRKRRKERKAVGLPEFESQVEGSRVAGDPARAAVRALNNGWAAGRLHSTIAGEENFFLSSNSVLRQ
- the LOC117931262 gene encoding ABC transporter I family member 20-like isoform X2 translates to MAVKDISKQTVEINNLRFTYPGIDGQPPPGSTPLIDHFSLALNSGDRCLLVGSNGAGKTTILKILGGKHMVEPHMVRVLGRSAFHDTALTSSGDLCYLGGEWRRDVAFAGFEVPIQMDVSAEKMIFGVSGIDPQRRAELIKVLLLDEITVDLDVLARADLLKFLRKECEERGATIIYATHIFDGLENWPSHLVYVAHGKLQLAMPMEKVREMSNLSLMRTVESWLRKERDEGRKRRKERKAVGLPEFESQVEGSRVAGDPARAAVRALNNGWAAGRLHSTIAGEENFFLSSNSVLRQ